The Actinomycetota bacterium region CTGATCGAACGTCTCCAGCCGTCGCTCGGCGAGCGGCGCCGCAGGTCGCGCTGATGCTCACGCGGATCGACCATGTCGGCATCGCCGTCGCCGACCTCGACACGTCACTCGAGCACTACCGACGAACGCTGGGCGTCGAACCCCTTCATCGCGAGAGGGTGGAGGCGCAGGGGGTCGAGGAGATCCTGCTCGACGTGGGCGGCTCGTACATCCAGCTCCTCGGGGCGCTCGGGCCGGACACCGCAGTGGGACGGTTCCTCCAGCGACGGGGACCCGGTGTCCACCATGTGGGCTTTCGCGTCGACGACGTCGCGCAGACGCTGGCGCATCTCAAGGCCGAGGGCGTCCGCCTGATCGACGACGCGCCGAGGCCCGGCTCGCGCGGAACGACGATCGCGTTCGTCCACCCGAGCGGGATGGGCGGAGTCCTCGTGGAGCTGGTCGAGGAGCGAAGTTAGGCGGTCGATGCGGCGAGCGCCGCGTTGAGGCGGTCGACGATCTCGTGTGCCTCGCGGTCCCCCGCGTTGAACGCCGACTCGATCGCTTGGATCCCGAACAGCGGGACCCGCGAGCCGTCGCGAAGGCGCGCGATTCCGAGGCGCGAGAGCACCGTGTATCGGCCGAGCGAGAACGCCTCGACCTCGTCCCAGGCGATGAAGCGATGTGCGAGCGGGTTCCGAACGAGAACGCCGGTCTCCTGAACCTGGACCCCGGCGAGTGCCACACGTCCGACGAGGAACCACCCGACCCCGACGCCGGCGCCGAAGAAGACGATGCGGCCGGGGAGGATCAGCTCGTCGGGCACGATCCCCAGGTTGAACACCATCAGCCCGATGCCGGCGCCCATCGACCCAAGGGCGAACGCCCACTGCCGGCACCGCAAGACCTTCACGCCGTCCTCTTCCCTTGTCTACTCCGCGATCGCATCTCCGCGTCATCGACCGAAGCGTCGCGCGACTGTAGCGAAGACCGGGGAAGAGCGTCGGGCCGCTACGGCAGGTCGGTCAAACCTCGAGCCGGCGCGTTGACGAGGACGGCGACATTGCCCTCCGGAAGCTCGCCGCTACCCATCATCTGATGCACCGCGCCGGTCTCGTCGTAGACGTACGTCGCGCTGAGCGTCGTCGACACCTTCCGGTCGCGCACCAGATCGTTGAACGCGGCTGCCTGCTCGTCGTTGAACAGGTGGGAGCCCTGGTAACGCTTTTGCAGGTACCACAGGTATCGAACGTCGATCATCGTGTCGTACCCGGTGGTTCCGGCGCAGATCACGACCATCCCACCCCGGTCGCAGACGAAGTTGGATGTCGGGATGGTGTCCTGGGCCGGGTGCTCGAACACGATCCGCGGGCTGGTTCGTTCACCGAGCGCCTCCCACACAGCCTTGCCGAACGCTTTCGCGCCCTCGAACCACTCCTTCCAGGCGGGATCGTTCCACGCGGGAGGGACACCCCAGTGATCGAACCTGGTCCGGTTGACGTAACCGACGGCGCCGAGGCCCATGCAGTACTCGCCCTTCTCGTCGCTCGAGACGACCGCGACCGGCCGGCCACCCGCGAGCGTCACCAGCTGGATGGCCATGGATCCGAGTCCACCGGAGCCGCCCCAGACCAGGACGACGTCGCCGTCTGACACCGTGTTCGGCGGCCAGCCATGCAGCATTCGGTAGGCCGTTCCACCGGTGAGCGTCGGCGCTGCGGCCTCCTCCCACGTGAGGTGGTCGGCTTTGGGCAGACACTGGTGCGCCTGCACCTTCGTGAATTGCGCGAACGAGCCCCAGCACGTGTCGTAGCCCCACACTCGAAAGCTCG contains the following coding sequences:
- the ccrA gene encoding crotonyl-CoA carboxylase/reductase, encoding MTNDLFDIGEIPEIGTVPARMHAQLVRPERFGEPQDSIKDEVIDVPEIGPNEALVMVMAAGVNFNNVWAARGVPVDVTKTQARWGEPTDFHIVGSDAAGIVYSVGRDVTNVNVGDRVVVHAGQWDIDDPWVVAGKDPGLAASFRVWGYDTCWGSFAQFTKVQAHQCLPKADHLTWEEAAAPTLTGGTAYRMLHGWPPNTVSDGDVVLVWGGSGGLGSMAIQLVTLAGGRPVAVVSSDEKGEYCMGLGAVGYVNRTRFDHWGVPPAWNDPAWKEWFEGAKAFGKAVWEALGERTSPRIVFEHPAQDTIPTSNFVCDRGGMVVICAGTTGYDTMIDVRYLWYLQKRYQGSHLFNDEQAAAFNDLVRDRKVSTTLSATYVYDETGAVHQMMGSGELPEGNVAVLVNAPARGLTDLP
- the mce gene encoding methylmalonyl-CoA epimerase; the protein is MLTRIDHVGIAVADLDTSLEHYRRTLGVEPLHRERVEAQGVEEILLDVGGSYIQLLGALGPDTAVGRFLQRRGPGVHHVGFRVDDVAQTLAHLKAEGVRLIDDAPRPGSRGTTIAFVHPSGMGGVLVELVEERS
- a CDS encoding PH domain-containing protein encodes the protein MKVLRCRQWAFALGSMGAGIGLMVFNLGIVPDELILPGRIVFFGAGVGVGWFLVGRVALAGVQVQETGVLVRNPLAHRFIAWDEVEAFSLGRYTVLSRLGIARLRDGSRVPLFGIQAIESAFNAGDREAHEIVDRLNAALAASTA